A single region of the Gemella sp. zg-570 genome encodes:
- the rlmD gene encoding 23S rRNA (uracil(1939)-C(5))-methyltransferase RlmD, producing MARKILLTIKKIGINGEGIGYYKKKITFVKGALPNEVVNCEIEEETPKYIRAKLLSIKEKSPDRLEAVRPEFLESGAYGLVHVNYAKQLDFKREIVIDAFNKYLNIKNPENIIKQVLPSPKQYHYRNKNQFPVAINKDGRVVAGLYKEGTNELVDIKDCIVQHEDSNRIIEVCKKYIARFKIPVSISKRFEGIKYISTRVSFSNGDMQVIFVANTKNIAGLDKLVRELKRERIVKSIVLNIRNEKSHLLMGEENIVLYGQDHITEKIGDIEYKLSANSFFQLNPLQTKNLYDKVVEFADLKKNELVLDAFCGVGSIGQYVSKYCKEVYGIDIVEEAIKNAKENAELNNLKNCYYELGHVGKVMPKLKKEGHKFDVAIVDPPRAGLGNLAKYLLTANAKRIVYVSCNPSTLAKDLKILLKKYKLEKVQPVDMFPQTASVEVVTLLTKRKI from the coding sequence ATGGCTAGAAAAATTTTATTAACAATAAAAAAAATAGGAATTAATGGCGAGGGTATCGGCTATTACAAAAAGAAAATAACTTTTGTAAAAGGAGCCTTGCCAAATGAAGTGGTTAATTGTGAAATTGAGGAGGAGACTCCAAAATATATTAGGGCAAAATTATTGAGTATCAAGGAAAAAAGTCCAGACAGGCTTGAGGCTGTGCGTCCTGAATTTTTAGAAAGTGGAGCCTACGGTCTAGTCCATGTAAATTATGCCAAGCAGTTAGACTTTAAGCGTGAAATTGTTATTGATGCCTTTAATAAATACCTAAATATAAAAAATCCAGAAAATATAATTAAGCAAGTCTTACCAAGCCCTAAACAGTATCACTATCGCAATAAAAATCAGTTTCCAGTGGCCATAAATAAAGATGGAAGAGTTGTAGCTGGTCTATACAAAGAGGGAACAAACGAACTTGTGGATATTAAGGATTGTATAGTTCAGCATGAAGACAGTAATAGGATTATAGAAGTCTGTAAAAAATATATAGCAAGATTTAAAATTCCCGTATCAATTTCAAAACGTTTTGAGGGTATAAAATATATTTCAACAAGAGTATCATTTTCCAATGGAGATATGCAGGTAATATTTGTTGCCAATACAAAAAATATTGCTGGTTTAGACAAGTTGGTAAGGGAATTAAAAAGAGAGCGCATTGTTAAAAGTATAGTTTTGAATATAAGAAATGAAAAAAGTCATTTGCTTATGGGAGAAGAAAATATAGTTCTTTACGGTCAAGACCACATCACAGAAAAAATAGGAGATATTGAATATAAACTGTCGGCTAATTCTTTCTTCCAATTAAATCCACTGCAAACTAAAAATCTTTATGACAAGGTAGTAGAATTTGCTGATTTGAAGAAAAATGAACTGGTCTTAGACGCTTTTTGTGGTGTAGGAAGTATAGGACAGTATGTGAGTAAATATTGCAAGGAAGTTTACGGCATAGATATAGTAGAAGAAGCCATAAAAAATGCCAAAGAAAATGCAGAATTAAATAATTTAAAAAACTGTTATTACGAGCTAGGTCATGTTGGCAAAGTTATGCCAAAATTGAAAAAAGAAGGTCATAAATTTGATGTAGCTATTGTAGACCCACCCAGAGCGGGGCTGGGTAATTTAGCCAAATATTTATTGACTGCAAATGCCAAGCGTATAGTTTATGTGAGCTGCAATCCATCGACACTGGCAAAAGATTTAAAAATATTGCTGAAAAAATACAAGTTGGAAAAAGTTCAACCTGTGGACATGTTCCCCCAAACAGCGAGTGTTGAAGTAGTAACCTTATTGACTAAAAGAAAGATATAA
- a CDS encoding SE1561 family protein, with amino-acid sequence MTTNILEELKNKFENFARELESIEAENLDLKEIDRLIELVEELDNEIKTIK; translated from the coding sequence ATGACTACTAATATTTTAGAAGAATTAAAAAATAAATTTGAAAATTTTGCCAGGGAATTAGAAAGTATTGAAGCAGAAAACCTAGATTTAAAAGAGATTGATAGACTAATAGAATTAGTTGAAGAATTGGACAATGAAATAAAGACAATAAAATAA
- the cls gene encoding cardiolipin synthase — protein MAYVNSLHISFGEYFSNFTNFFSGFNALAFFYILNIAIVFAIIFLEFERATSSWSWILVLLLIPYLGFILYLLLGRPIYREKIFPYSKEEKIEFQKKLFNRKEAYKITKDDPVTYNNRNLIELNYQSDQAFLSTNNEIRIISNGKEKFKLLFEDIENAKKYIHIQYYILKKDKIGKELFNLLIKKLNEGVKVYILYDDIGSRTLNKYTLKKLIDAGAKTKSFFKANFSLINFRMNYRNHRKIVVIDGKVGYTGGFNVGDEYLGRDKKFGNWRDRHLRIVGQAVSSLNLRFIDDWNSQVLKNEKHEYLNLDDYKIVEYEKLDKTVAMQIVTSGPDDQLDQIKYGYLHMINRAEKYIYIQSPYFIPDESMMDALTMAILSGIDVRIMIPEKPDHMFVHWANYAHVGKLAKIGARIYEYADGFLHAKSIIIDDEVTSVGSANFDNRSFRLNFEINSFIFDKKTTKEFKNLFLQDMEKSKLLTKEKYKNRSIAIKMKEAIAQLISPIL, from the coding sequence ATGGCATATGTAAATTCACTACATATAAGTTTTGGTGAGTATTTTTCTAACTTCACTAATTTTTTCAGTGGTTTTAACGCCTTAGCATTTTTTTATATCTTAAATATTGCCATTGTATTTGCAATTATATTTTTAGAGTTTGAAAGAGCCACTTCTTCTTGGTCTTGGATTTTAGTTTTATTACTAATCCCCTACTTGGGATTTATTCTATACCTTTTACTGGGGCGTCCAATTTATAGGGAAAAAATATTCCCCTATTCAAAAGAAGAAAAAATTGAATTTCAAAAAAAATTATTTAATCGGAAAGAAGCCTACAAGATTACAAAAGACGACCCTGTAACCTATAATAACAGAAATTTAATAGAACTTAATTACCAATCAGACCAGGCCTTTTTATCAACCAATAATGAAATAAGAATAATTTCAAATGGAAAAGAAAAATTTAAATTATTATTCGAAGATATTGAAAATGCTAAAAAATATATCCACATTCAATACTACATTTTGAAAAAAGATAAGATAGGCAAAGAATTATTTAACCTACTCATAAAAAAATTAAATGAGGGCGTCAAGGTTTATATTCTTTATGACGATATAGGTTCTAGAACCTTAAACAAATACACCCTTAAAAAATTAATAGACGCAGGCGCAAAAACAAAAAGTTTTTTCAAGGCTAATTTCTCCCTAATAAATTTTCGTATGAACTATCGCAACCACAGAAAAATAGTTGTTATTGACGGAAAAGTTGGTTATACTGGGGGCTTTAACGTGGGAGATGAGTATTTGGGACGGGACAAAAAATTTGGTAATTGGCGGGATAGGCATCTTAGAATTGTGGGTCAGGCTGTTTCATCTTTAAATTTAAGATTTATCGATGACTGGAACTCCCAAGTTTTAAAAAATGAAAAACATGAATATCTTAATCTTGATGACTATAAGATTGTTGAGTATGAAAAATTAGACAAGACTGTTGCCATGCAGATAGTTACCAGCGGACCCGATGACCAGCTAGACCAAATTAAGTACGGCTATTTGCACATGATAAATCGGGCAGAAAAATATATTTATATTCAGTCCCCCTACTTTATTCCAGATGAAAGTATGATGGACGCCCTAACCATGGCTATTTTGTCGGGTATAGATGTTAGAATAATGATACCAGAAAAACCCGACCACATGTTCGTTCACTGGGCTAACTATGCCCATGTCGGAAAATTAGCAAAAATTGGTGCTAGGATTTACGAATATGCCGACGGATTTTTACATGCCAAATCAATAATAATTGACGACGAAGTAACCAGTGTGGGCAGCGCCAATTTTGACAACAGAAGTTTTAGATTAAACTTTGAAATTAATAGTTTTATTTTTGACAAGAAAACAACAAAAGAATTTAAAAATTTATTTTTACAAGACATGGAAAAATCAAAACTGCTAACAAAGGAAAAGTATAAAAATCGCAGTATAGCAATTAAAATGAAAGAAGCCATAGCTCAATTAATATCACCCATATTATAA
- a CDS encoding peptidylprolyl isomerase: protein MKNLKKVILPVALSVSLLGLTACSAGGGDTYVTTKAGNVNQKDVIDYIGGQQVSKAATSLATKKILLEKYRGKLDKSYVEKKVAAIQAQYGGKEKFEEYLKQQGYTLDKYKEEINFSLAQAYMINDFKAVTEDQIKAEYEKEKLQYNIAHILIAVKSETAPNGLSDEEAKAKADEIKAKINAGEDFATLAKENSTDTASAAKGGELGWSSKSSTSFVTEFANVAYSLKKGEVSDVVKTSFGYHIIKVLDTKELTYEEMKSELVEKLAVATISADSKVYTDALKKLFEEYDVKGNTEDLKNYISNMLAGKIQPRQQQ from the coding sequence ATGAAAAACTTAAAAAAGGTAATATTGCCAGTAGCACTATCGGTGTCCCTACTTGGTCTTACTGCTTGTTCAGCTGGTGGTGGAGACACATACGTTACAACAAAAGCTGGTAACGTAAACCAAAAAGATGTAATTGACTATATAGGCGGTCAACAAGTATCTAAGGCCGCTACTAGCCTTGCTACAAAAAAAATATTACTAGAAAAATATAGGGGTAAGCTAGATAAGTCTTATGTAGAGAAAAAAGTAGCCGCTATCCAAGCCCAATACGGTGGCAAAGAAAAATTTGAAGAATACCTAAAACAACAAGGCTACACACTTGACAAATATAAGGAAGAAATAAATTTCAGCCTTGCCCAAGCTTATATGATTAACGACTTCAAAGCCGTAACCGAAGACCAAATAAAAGCTGAATACGAAAAAGAAAAATTACAATACAATATTGCTCACATACTTATTGCTGTAAAAAGCGAAACAGCTCCTAACGGTTTAAGCGATGAAGAAGCAAAAGCAAAAGCTGATGAAATAAAGGCTAAAATAAATGCTGGAGAAGACTTTGCAACACTTGCAAAGGAAAATTCTACAGACACGGCAAGTGCCGCAAAAGGCGGAGAGCTTGGTTGGTCTTCTAAATCTAGCACATCATTCGTAACTGAATTTGCAAATGTTGCCTACTCACTTAAAAAAGGAGAGGTTTCAGATGTAGTTAAAACATCATTCGGTTATCACATTATTAAAGTTCTAGATACAAAAGAATTAACCTACGAGGAAATGAAATCTGAATTAGTTGAAAAACTTGCTGTTGCAACAATTTCAGCAGATTCAAAAGTTTATACGGACGCACTTAAAAAATTATTTGAAGAGTATGACGTAAAAGGAAACACTGAAGACCTTAAAAATTACATCTCAAATATGCTTGCAGGAAAAATCCAACCAAGACAACAACAATAG
- the pflA gene encoding pyruvate formate-lyase-activating protein — protein MTLTERTEIKELTGLVHSIESFGNVDGPGIRFVIFFQGCMLRCKYCHNPDTWKLHNDKATKYTVKDLVKKIVRYRPFFEASEGGGVTVSGGESLLQLDFILELFRELKAIGINTCVDTCGGFYVNAASMNKKILELISLTDLFLMDLKHIDDEVHTRLTKRTNKNIIQFTNFLSDNGAKMWIRHVLVPEWTDFDDDLQKLRDYIDTLKGVERVEVLPYHDMAKYKYKELGIVYEIDHIEPPSQDRIENAIKILGARYDLK, from the coding sequence ATGACACTTACAGAAAGGACAGAAATAAAAGAGTTAACAGGTCTGGTCCATTCCATAGAATCATTTGGTAATGTTGACGGCCCTGGTATAAGATTTGTAATATTTTTTCAAGGCTGCATGTTACGCTGTAAATATTGCCACAATCCCGACACTTGGAAATTACATAATGACAAGGCAACTAAATATACAGTAAAGGACTTAGTAAAAAAAATAGTTAGGTATCGCCCCTTTTTTGAAGCTAGTGAAGGTGGCGGAGTTACGGTAAGTGGTGGCGAATCTCTACTACAATTAGACTTTATTTTAGAATTATTTAGAGAATTAAAAGCAATAGGTATAAATACTTGTGTTGATACCTGTGGGGGATTTTATGTGAATGCAGCTTCCATGAATAAAAAAATATTAGAACTCATATCTCTTACAGACTTATTTTTAATGGATTTAAAACATATAGATGATGAAGTCCATACTAGATTAACCAAGAGAACCAATAAAAATATTATTCAGTTTACTAATTTTCTAAGTGATAATGGGGCAAAAATGTGGATAAGGCACGTACTAGTTCCTGAGTGGACAGACTTTGATGACGACTTGCAAAAGCTTAGAGATTATATAGATACGCTAAAGGGGGTAGAACGTGTCGAGGTATTACCCTATCACGATATGGCCAAGTACAAATATAAGGAACTAGGAATTGTATATGAGATAGACCACATCGAGCCACCTAGCCAGGATAGAATAGAGAATGCAATTAAAATTTTGGGTGCAAGATATGATTTAAAATAA
- the pflB gene encoding formate C-acetyltransferase, with protein MSTTTKTKKAFLGGLWETEVNLVDFIKSNYTEYRGDSSFLAGPTENTKVLVEKFNELMKQERLAGGTLDMDTSIPSTILSHGVGYIDKDREKIVGLQTDKPLKRALMTFGGINMAVASCKAYGYEVDEEVIKIFTDYRKTHNQGVFDAYTPEMRAVRKSGVITGLPDAYGRGRIIGDYRRVALYGVDKLIEFKKADLASIGADGIMTEHIIRDREEVNEQIRALGQLKEMAKIYGFDISEPAKDAREAVQWLYFGYLAAIKQQNGAAMSIGNIATFLDIYIERDLQDGTLTEDEAQELIDHLVLKLRCVKFARTPDYNQLFSGDPIWATLIVGEMLDKEKSLVTKTDFRFIHTLDNMGNSPEPNLTILWSTKLPRGFKEFCAESSINHSAIQYESDELLADFLQTCDKSIACCVSGMTTGKDMQFFGARANLAKALLYTINGGRDEISGAQVGPKTEPIRGELKYEEVMEKFDVFMEWLCKLYINTLNVIHYMHDKYSYESLEMALHDTDVRRFMATGIAGFSVAVDSLSAIKYAKVTPIVDEETGLAVDYKVEGEFPTFGNDDDRVDAIAVELLKEFMTKLKKHPVYRANETTTSILTITSNVVYGKKTGNTPDGRRAGEPFSPGANPMNGRDQSGALACLNSVAKLPYEYSRDGISLTAAFTPNSLGKNHEDRITNLVAMMDGYFLQGGYHLNTNVFNKETLLKVIEAPEEYPNFTIRVSGYAVRLISLTPEQQRDVLSRTMHQFR; from the coding sequence ATGTCAACAACAACAAAAACTAAAAAAGCTTTTCTTGGTGGTCTTTGGGAAACAGAAGTAAACTTAGTAGATTTCATTAAATCTAACTACACAGAATATCGAGGAGATTCTTCTTTCTTAGCTGGACCGACAGAAAATACTAAGGTATTAGTAGAAAAGTTCAACGAATTAATGAAACAAGAACGCCTTGCAGGCGGAACTCTTGATATGGATACATCTATTCCATCAACAATTCTTTCTCACGGAGTAGGCTACATCGATAAGGACCGTGAAAAAATAGTGGGTCTACAAACAGACAAACCACTCAAACGTGCTCTTATGACTTTCGGTGGTATTAATATGGCTGTTGCTTCTTGCAAGGCTTACGGATACGAAGTTGATGAAGAGGTAATAAAAATCTTTACCGACTACCGTAAAACTCATAACCAAGGGGTATTCGATGCTTACACTCCAGAAATGAGAGCAGTTCGTAAATCGGGTGTTATCACTGGCTTGCCAGACGCTTACGGACGCGGTCGTATAATTGGCGACTACCGCCGTGTTGCCCTATACGGTGTAGATAAATTAATCGAATTTAAAAAAGCTGATTTAGCCTCTATCGGTGCAGACGGAATTATGACTGAACACATTATCCGTGACCGTGAAGAAGTAAACGAACAAATCAGAGCCTTGGGTCAATTAAAAGAAATGGCTAAAATTTACGGATTTGATATTTCCGAACCAGCTAAAGATGCTCGTGAAGCAGTTCAATGGCTATACTTCGGTTACCTAGCAGCAATCAAACAACAAAATGGTGCTGCCATGTCAATCGGTAACATTGCTACCTTCTTAGACATCTACATTGAAAGAGACCTACAAGACGGTACTCTTACAGAAGACGAAGCCCAAGAATTAATCGACCACTTAGTCTTGAAATTACGTTGCGTTAAATTCGCTCGTACACCCGACTACAACCAACTATTCTCTGGAGACCCAATCTGGGCAACTTTAATCGTTGGTGAAATGCTAGATAAAGAAAAATCACTAGTAACAAAAACAGACTTCCGTTTTATCCACACACTAGACAACATGGGTAACTCACCAGAGCCCAACTTAACAATTCTTTGGTCAACAAAATTACCTCGTGGATTTAAAGAATTCTGTGCCGAATCATCAATCAACCACAGTGCCATCCAATACGAAAGTGATGAATTATTAGCAGACTTCTTACAGACTTGTGATAAGTCAATAGCTTGCTGTGTATCTGGTATGACTACTGGTAAAGATATGCAATTCTTCGGAGCCCGTGCTAACTTAGCAAAAGCCTTACTATACACTATCAACGGTGGACGTGATGAAATCTCTGGAGCACAGGTTGGTCCAAAAACTGAACCAATCCGTGGTGAACTTAAATACGAAGAAGTTATGGAAAAATTTGATGTCTTTATGGAATGGTTATGTAAACTATACATCAATACATTAAACGTTATCCACTACATGCACGATAAATATTCTTACGAATCATTAGAAATGGCCCTACACGATACAGATGTAAGAAGATTTATGGCAACTGGTATCGCTGGCTTCTCAGTAGCAGTCGACTCATTATCAGCTATTAAATATGCTAAAGTTACACCAATCGTAGACGAAGAAACAGGCTTAGCCGTAGACTACAAAGTTGAAGGTGAATTCCCTACATTTGGTAACGACGATGATCGTGTAGATGCAATCGCAGTTGAATTATTAAAAGAATTCATGACAAAACTTAAAAAACATCCAGTTTACCGTGCAAATGAAACTACAACTTCAATTTTAACAATTACTTCAAACGTAGTTTACGGTAAGAAAACAGGTAATACTCCTGACGGACGTCGTGCTGGAGAACCATTCTCACCAGGAGCTAACCCAATGAACGGACGTGACCAATCTGGAGCCTTAGCTTGCTTAAACTCAGTAGCTAAATTACCATATGAATACAGCCGTGATGGAATTTCACTAACTGCCGCCTTTACACCAAATTCACTAGGTAAAAACCACGAAGACAGAATTACCAACCTAGTAGCAATGATGGACGGCTACTTCTTACAAGGGGGATATCACTTAAATACTAACGTATTTAACAAGGAAACCCTGCTTAAAGTTATCGAAGCACCAGAAGAATATCCAAACTTCACAATCCGTGTATCAGGCTATGCAGTGCGTCTAATCAGCTTAACACCAGAACAACAACGTGATGTATTAAGCCGTACAATGCACCAATTCCGCTAA
- the mutM gene encoding bifunctional DNA-formamidopyrimidine glycosylase/DNA-(apurinic or apyrimidinic site) lyase encodes MPELPEVENIKIGLKPSVVNKKIRDIEFSDLVKISHEQGKKAIVKDELEYFKEKIRGKEILNLERRGKYIYFTLNKGYMLTHFGMTGAYFLVNDLSEITNKNYYKHRHIIFYFNSGEKMVFSDIRRFGEVRYLEDISSFKPFVNLAPEPFHKKALEYFLEKLDSKRYREQKIKALLLQGSVFCGCGNIYACEVLYKEKINPEKLAKDLGLDEKISLFNSLVHILKFSISQGGSTVSDYVHTDGAKGNMQNFLQIYGKKVCPLGHTTENISIKTRSTYFCPICQK; translated from the coding sequence ATGCCAGAATTGCCAGAAGTAGAAAATATAAAAATAGGATTAAAACCAAGCGTTGTAAATAAAAAAATAAGGGATATAGAATTTTCTGATCTTGTAAAAATTTCTCATGAGCAGGGGAAAAAAGCAATAGTAAAAGATGAATTAGAATATTTTAAAGAAAAAATAAGGGGAAAGGAAATTCTAAATTTAGAGCGTAGGGGAAAATATATTTATTTTACTTTAAATAAGGGATATATGCTTACACACTTTGGGATGACGGGAGCTTATTTTCTAGTAAATGATTTATCAGAAATTACAAATAAAAATTATTACAAGCACAGACATATAATATTTTATTTCAATAGCGGTGAAAAAATGGTCTTTAGTGATATTCGACGTTTCGGAGAAGTTAGGTATCTAGAAGACATATCTTCTTTCAAACCATTTGTTAATTTAGCACCAGAACCTTTTCATAAAAAGGCCCTAGAATATTTTTTAGAAAAATTAGATAGTAAGAGATATAGGGAACAAAAAATAAAGGCCTTATTGCTACAAGGAAGTGTATTTTGTGGTTGCGGCAATATTTATGCCTGTGAAGTTCTTTACAAAGAAAAAATCAATCCCGAGAAGTTGGCAAAAGATTTAGGCTTAGATGAAAAAATAAGCTTATTTAATAGCCTAGTTCATATATTAAAATTTAGTATTAGTCAGGGGGGAAGCACCGTATCTGATTATGTCCATACTGACGGAGCTAAAGGAAATATGCAGAACTTTTTACAGATATACGGGAAAAAAGTTTGTCCCCTAGGTCATACAACAGAAAACATAAGCATTAAAACTAGGTCGACATATTTTTGTCCAATTTGTCAAAAATAA
- the pepF gene encoding oligoendopeptidase F, with the protein MSELLRKDIKLEETWDLTNIYATDEDFWQVFKEAEEALVNIKNNQNKLKNSAADLLEVLKENEAYSLRIQTLFIYAHLKHDQDTTNPVYKEMYAKTYDLYVRTDTEWSFLSPEIMEVAEERLNSYVDELGELELYKFTLEKLNKKRPHTLDKELERIISMAGSALSASPETFSALNNTDVDFGSVEDKDGKVLPLNFGTYGKFMESKDRVLRENSFRAMYKFYKAHINTLASTLSGTLKANKYYADTHNYKSTRHAALSNNHIPEEVYDNLVASVNDSLEVLHKYHRLQKKVAKTEDFRLYDRSVSMIEGEPPVFTFEEAKNIVLEAVKPMGQDYVNDMKKAFDERWIDIRPNKGKRSGAYSSGGYATRPYILLNYDDTLNYVYTLIHELGHSMHSYYTRKHQPQTYGSYSIFVAEVASTCNEALLSDYLYKKFKNEGNRDAMLAVLNQELSNYVGTLYRQVMFAEFEHFMNKTLQEGGVLTAELLNENYLALVKKYHGDAFEYDDEIQYEWSRVPHFYYNYYVYQYATGFSAAQALSSLILEDNKNAARYIEEFLSKGNSNYPIEVLKNAGVDMSKPEPIQRAIKDFAKKIDEFEKIYFEK; encoded by the coding sequence ATGTCTGAACTACTTAGAAAAGATATTAAATTAGAAGAAACATGGGACTTAACAAATATCTATGCCACAGACGAAGATTTTTGGCAAGTCTTTAAAGAAGCGGAAGAGGCTTTAGTAAATATAAAAAATAATCAAAATAAATTAAAAAATAGTGCGGCAGACTTACTAGAAGTTTTAAAAGAAAATGAAGCCTATAGCCTGCGTATTCAAACCCTATTTATTTATGCCCACTTAAAACACGACCAGGATACTACAAATCCAGTTTATAAGGAAATGTATGCCAAAACTTATGACTTGTATGTGAGAACAGATACAGAGTGGTCATTTTTAAGTCCAGAAATAATGGAAGTTGCAGAAGAAAGATTAAATTCTTATGTAGATGAATTAGGAGAACTAGAACTTTATAAATTCACTTTGGAAAAATTAAATAAAAAAAGACCCCACACTCTAGACAAGGAATTAGAAAGAATTATCTCTATGGCAGGGAGTGCCTTGTCAGCTTCGCCAGAAACTTTTTCAGCCTTAAATAATACGGATGTAGATTTTGGAAGTGTCGAAGATAAAGACGGCAAAGTTTTACCCCTGAATTTTGGAACTTACGGCAAATTTATGGAAAGTAAAGACAGAGTCTTGCGTGAAAATTCATTTAGGGCAATGTATAAATTCTATAAAGCCCATATCAACACCTTAGCTTCTACCCTGTCTGGTACCTTGAAAGCTAATAAGTATTATGCAGATACCCACAATTACAAGTCAACACGCCATGCAGCCCTGTCAAATAACCACATACCAGAAGAAGTTTATGACAACTTAGTGGCAAGTGTAAATGATAGTTTAGAAGTCTTGCACAAGTACCACAGATTGCAGAAAAAAGTTGCCAAAACAGAAGACTTTAGGCTATATGACAGGTCGGTATCCATGATAGAGGGAGAACCACCAGTTTTCACATTTGAAGAGGCAAAAAATATAGTTTTAGAAGCTGTCAAACCTATGGGTCAAGATTATGTAAATGATATGAAAAAAGCATTCGATGAACGTTGGATTGATATAAGACCTAACAAGGGCAAACGTTCAGGCGCTTACTCATCTGGAGGCTATGCTACAAGACCCTATATTTTATTAAACTATGACGACACATTAAACTATGTCTATACCCTAATTCATGAGTTGGGGCATTCAATGCACTCCTACTACACAAGAAAACACCAGCCCCAAACTTATGGAAGTTATTCTATATTCGTAGCCGAAGTTGCATCTACTTGCAACGAAGCCCTCTTGTCAGACTACCTATACAAAAAATTCAAAAATGAAGGTAATCGTGATGCCATGTTGGCAGTTTTAAATCAAGAACTATCTAACTATGTAGGAACACTTTACAGACAAGTAATGTTTGCAGAGTTTGAACATTTTATGAATAAGACTTTACAAGAGGGAGGAGTATTAACAGCAGAATTATTAAATGAAAACTACCTAGCCCTAGTTAAAAAATATCACGGCGACGCCTTTGAATATGACGATGAAATTCAATACGAATGGTCAAGAGTACCACATTTCTACTATAACTACTACGTTTACCAATATGCAACTGGTTTTTCGGCAGCCCAAGCCCTGTCTAGTCTAATCTTAGAAGATAATAAAAATGCAGCCCGATATATTGAAGAATTTTTATCAAAAGGAAATTCTAACTATCCAATAGAAGTATTAAAAAATGCTGGAGTAGATATGTCTAAGCCAGAACCTATCCAAAGAGCAATTAAAGATTTTGCTAAAAAAATTGATGAATTTGAAAAAATTTATTTTGAAAAATAA